atgaaacgaatccaattacaaagaagactaaggcaagtataaacctatgggactacatcaaatttaaaagcttcttcacagcaaaagaaaccactacccaaaccaagagacccctcacagaatgggagaagatctttacatgccatacatcagataagagtttaataaccaaaatatataaagagcttgccagactcaacaacaagacaacaaataaccccatccaaaaatggggggaggacttggacagaatattcaccacaggagagatccaaaaggctgagaaacacatgaaaaaatgttccaagtctctaattgtcagagaaatgcaaatcaagacaacaatgagatatcacttcactcctgtgagaatgtcctacatcagaaaaggtaacagcagcaaatgctggagagggtgtggggtcaaaggaaccctcctgcactgctggtgggaatgtcaattggtccaacctctgtggagaacagtctggagaactctcagaaggctagaaatggacctatctatgaccctgcaattcccctcctggggatatatcctaaggaacccaacacatccatccaaaaagatctgtgtacacatatgttcttggcagcacaatttgtaatagccaaaacatggaagcaacccagatgtccaacaacagatgagtgactgagcaagttgtggtctatatacacaatggaatactactcagctgtaaaaaatggtgacttcaccgttttcagccgatcttggatggaccttgaaaaaatcatgttgagtgaaataagtcagaaacagaaggatgaatatgggatgatctcactctcaggcagaagttgaaaaacaagattagaaaagaaaacacaagtcgaacctgaaatggaattggcgtattgcaccaaagtaaaagactctggggtggggaaaatacaggtccatgaaagatgatgaatgacatagtgggggttgtattgttaaatgggaatgtggggaatgttatgcatgtacaaactattgtgtttactgttgaatgtaaaacattaattccccaataaagaaataaattataaaaaaaatatatggggggaggacttggaaaaaaaaaaaagaaatgctcgaCCCTGATTACAGTTTCTACTGAGCATATATAGGGCTAAGGACAAGGGGTCTATGTGACAAGTGGCATGTCAGCTTTAttggcagttaaaaaaaatttttccaagCAACAGCAGGAGGAAGTGGGGTAGCGGTTGGGACCTTGTAGTTATCTCCCCTCAGCAGGAAATGTTTTCTCAACTGATTCTTGTCAAACAAATGGCTTACTGCCCCCTCCCAGGGGCCCATTTTCTCGAATTTTTACTTCTTAACCCTTTTATTTCTGGAACAATATTTTTACCTTCTAACATTTACCCCCCTTTTTATGTATATCATAGCTAATCTTAGCTATATTTCAGCTTCGTCTTGTCTTACTCCCTGGTATTGGTGTCGCTGATGCTGTCTGAGGACCAGGAGCTGAACGGTCTCTATTCTGCCTTTGACAAATGTCACAAGCTTATTTAACAGGCAAGGCCCAAACGTAACCACCAGAAGGAGCAACACAATAGATCCTATCAGGGAGCTGAGAAAGGTGGTTAAACATGGGGAAGAGTTAAACCAAGACTCAAACCAACTCTGTCTTTGgagcctctctcattttctcttttcaagCCCTTCTTTCAGTTTCTGCATGGAATCTCTTACCACCCCTGTGTGGTCGGCATAGAAGCAGCATTCTTCTCTTAGGGCCACACAGAGGCCTCCCTGTCGAAGGTAAAGAAAATCTAATCTCTGTCTGTTCTGTAAGACCACCTCTGACAGGGAGGTGAGAGATTGTTCAAGGCTAGAGATAGACTGTTCAATCTGTTCAAGGTCAGCATCCACTGCCTCTCTCAGGGACACGAGATGTCCTTCCTGGGTCCCTAAGGCCGGTCCTCCTAGGGCCGCTCCTGCAGCCCCCAGAAGGGTGGCTACCATGACAATTACCACCCCAATGGCCCATTTTGGTCAGAGCTGTACTACAGGTTGGTACTCTTCTTCTAGGAAATCCCTGCCAGAGTGATACATAATCTTAGGTAAGATCATGACCAGTAGGCAGTAATCTCCTGAGGGGTCAAGCATCTATTTTGGGATACATCTTCTAAGTCctagctgtttgcatgtccaccaCATTCCTTCCGGGGCTTTGTAATAACCCTGGTCACCCCACTTTACTATAAAGGTGGAGCTGCTGTTACAGGGGTAGTCTACCTGCACTGTCAGTGTGCCACTGACAATACACATCCCGTTTCCCTTGATCTCGAGGGGAGAGACTTTCACTCCTGGTCTCTGGTCATCTGGACATCCCTGTAGTGGGGAAGAGTCTCCAAAGGGAATGGATGGCAAGCTAGGGCCAGGGTTTGTTACTGCTACTACCTCATAAAAGGGGGGCAGAATATGAAAGCATAACCAACAGGGCTGTGTTAGTTCAGGGAGAGTCCTATTTAGGACTTGAAAAGTTCCTTTAATCAGCGGCCACAGTGGAGAGGTCGTCAGGGAAGTTAGAGGCTACTGTTCCTtgaggggggggtggggggggagcaggCGGCTCAGTCCTCTTAGGGCCCGTGTCTGGGGGATTAGTTGGACACAAGGCAGCTGGGTCCCATGTGCAGACTCGACATATTCTTCAAGAGCCTTGAAGAATTCCCTGTCTGCTAATCTCTTAAAGTCAaattccacccaccccaccccccgctagAGGTGGGGCCGGGATGTACTGGGGTCGCTCCAAGGCCAGCATCTCCTTGAGGCTGAATCTGGGACGCTGTGTGGGGGGCAAAGGGATACCCCACCACTGTACCTCTTCCATTGTGGGATGCTGCTGGTCAGGGTCACAAAGTACCTCATTCCCGGTTGGCAGAACAATCCAGAGGAGGGTCCCCAGGAGCATACAGTTTTCAGCCTCATGTTTTCTTCTTTAGGTGGACACGTAATGGTTTCTCAGggtcctgctccaccatccagccaGGAATATGCTCCGGACTGGCCTTTTTAGAGTGGCTGTAGTGAACCCAGGGAGTTAGTCCATGAACCTTTAAAGCAGTAGGGGTAACAAAAATAACTTGATATGGGCCTTTCCATTTGGGCTCCAACATTCTGACTTGGTGCCTCTTTACCCAGACCCAATCTCCTGGATTGAACTTATGTCCCGAACCAACGGGGCcccaggtttctctttctttgtcataTATTTGCTTAACCATTTTCCAAATGCTTGCATGTACCATTGCCAGGGCTTTTAGGGCCCTGGTCAAATCTTCTCCCTCAGTGTTTGTAACTTCAGGATGTAGTGACATTTGGGGAGGAGGCCTCCCATACAATATTTCATAAGGAGTGTACACGCCGGTATAGGGAGTGTTTCTGACCCTAAACAGAGCGAAGGGACGGAGGGTCACCCAGTCTCCGCCAGTCTCTATTGCCAATTTGGATAGGGTCTCCTTAATTGTTCTGTTCATTctttctacctgtcctgagcTTTGGATATTATATGCACAATGTAGTTTCCAATTGATCCCGAACTGTTTTGCTATATCTCTGGTTATCTGGGCCATGAACGCTGTCACATTATCTGACCCTATCTTCCATGGTGTCCCGTACCGGGGCACTATTTCTTCTAAAATAACTTTAACTACGTTCTTAGCAGTCTCATTTTTAGTGGGGAACACCTCTAcccatcctgaaaaggtatctatcATAACAAGGTATCTATCATATCTATAGCCATACCTGCCAGGCCTTACCTCAGTGAAGTCTACTTCCCACATCATCCCCAGTCTATCACCTCTGATTCTGGTCCCTATTATCTTCTGAGCGCTGCTTTGCTGCATTGTTTGGCAGGCCCTGCAGGTCCGGACTATCTCTTCAGCTTCCTTACAGCTATCTCTGAACCTAAGGTCTGCATTCTGCAAAAGCTGGGTCATCTTTTTTACTCCCAAGTGGGTGCTGCTGTGATGCTTTTGTAGAAGGTGCTGGCCCAATGTTTTTGGAAGCAGTATGCTCCATGGCTCTTTGCTGTAGGTCCAAGAGTTAATTTCTtcagtttttccctgagcctgaatccACTGCAGATCTTCTTCATCATATTCTGGTTGGGGTGGTAGCTCCCTCGTCCCTGGACCTTGGAGGACTAGTACACTCTTTTCTTTAGCTGCTTCTCTGGCCACTTGGTTGGCCGCCTGATTTCCTTTAGCCATGGGGTCCTCTCCCTTCTGATGTCCTGGACAATGGATGATAGTCAATTTGGAGGGCAGCATCACTGCTTCTAGGAGATCTagtatctctttttcatttttgatttCTCTCCCTTCTGCTGTGAACAGGCCTCTTTCCAAGTAAATAGCCCCGTGAACATGGGCAGTAGCAAACACGTACCTGCTGTCGGTGTACACAGTGAGCTTTTTTCCCTCTGCCTTCCTAAGGGCCTCAGTCAGCGCAATCAACTCAGCTTTCTgggctgaggtcccaggtggcaGGGCCTGACTCCAAATTACCTGTCCCTTCCCGTTCACCATGGCCACCCCGGCATACCAAATTCCTTTCTCTATGTAACTGCTCCCATCGGTGTACCAAAGTCACTATCAGGCAGCTTCTGGTCCTTCAGGTCCACTCGGATCACCTGTGTTGCAGCTAACAACTCCATGCAGTCATGCTGCTCTTGTAAATCTGCTTCCAGGAGGGTAGCCAGGTTTAAAGCAGATGGGGCTACGAATTGAATTCTTGGGGAGTCTAGGAGGAGACCTTGAAAGTGGGTTAGTCTGGCATCGCTCATCCATTTTCCTGGGGGTTGTTTCAATACCCTTTCAATAGCATGTGGAGTGGTAATCTTTAGAGACTGCCCCAAAGTCAGCTTATCTGCATCTATTACCAATGTAGCTGTGGCCGCTATTATCCGTAGGCAGGGTGGCCATCCTGCTGCCACTGGGTCTAGTTTTTTTGAAAGATAAGTGACTGGCCGCTTCCAGGGTCCCAATACCTGGGTCAGTACCCCTTTAGCTATCCCCTTTTTCTCGTCTATGAACAGCTGAAAAGGCTTTATGGGGTCTGGGAGGGTCAAGGCAGGTGCTGACAGGAGGGCTTCTTTGAGCTGATGGAAAGCCAAGTCCATATCCTCAGTCCACCCCCACTCTCTGTTTTCAGCCGCGCCTTCATATAGGGGTCGAGCAATTTCTGCAAACCCAGGGATCCATAAGTGGCGGTATGCCACTGATCCTAGGAACTCTCTCATCCCCCTCTTATTGGTGGGGGTCAGTGTGCCCAGAATcgtctgcttcattgcttgggtgAGCCACCTCTGCCCATCTCtcaggttataccccaaggagacAACCTCTTCTTTGCAGATCTGTGCTTTCTTGGCACTGGCCCTATATCCCAGTTGTCCAAGTGTCTGCAATAAGTCCTTAGTCCCTTCTATGCACAGTTCCCTATCTGGGGCAGCTAGGAGAAGGTTGTCAACATATTGCAGATGCATCAGCTGTGGGTGGGCATTTCTGTACTCACTAGGTGTAGTGCCTTGTTGAACAAAGTAGGTGGGTTCTTGAATCCCTGAGGGAGCCTGGTCCAGGTCAACTGTCCCACGATGCCACGGGACTCATCGATCCACTCAAAAGCAAAAACTTCCTGGCTTTTAGGTGCCAGTGGCAGGCTGAAAAATGCATCTTTCAAGTCCAATATAGTGTACCAAACATGGGTTGGGGCCAGAGCCGACAATAAAGTATAAGGGTTAGGTACTGTGGGGTGTATGTCCATAGTTCTGGCATTTACCTCCCTTAGGTCCTGTACAGGCTGATAATCTCCAATTCCAGATTTCTTTACAGGCAAAAGGGGGGTGTTCCATGGTAACCTGCATTGCTTCAAGATTCCCTGATCTAAAAGGCATTGTATGTGAGGGGTGATTCTCATCCTTGCTTAAAATGTCATTGGGTATTGTTTAATGTGGACTGGTTCAACCCCAGGTTTAAGTTCTATGAACAGGGGGGCCTGTTTCACTGCCAATCCGGGGCCCCCTGTTTCTGCCCATGCTTGGGGATAAGCCTGCAGCCACCATCCTGATAAGGTTTCCCCAGCCTTTGTTGTATCATAGAGGCGGTATTCATCTACCAAGGACATGGTCAAGACTTGTAGGGGCTGATTTTGGTGGTCAATTACTCTAATCCTTTCCCTTTCAAAATGTATCCTAGCCCCTACTTTGTTCAGAAGGTCTCGTCCTAGTAGTGGTGCTAGACATTCCGGAATGACCATAAAG
The DNA window shown above is from Erinaceus europaeus chromosome 2, mEriEur2.1, whole genome shotgun sequence and carries:
- the LOC132536978 gene encoding uncharacterized protein LOC132536978; this encodes MVNGKGQVIWSQALPPGTSAQKAELIALTEALRKAEGKKLTVYTDSRYVFATAHVHGAIYLERGLFTAEGREIKNEKEILDLLEAVMLPSKLTIIHCPGHQKGEDPMAKGNQAANQVAREAAKEKSVLVLQGPGTRELPPQPEYDEEDLQWIQAQGKTEEINSWTYSKEPWSILLPKTLGQHLLQKHHSSTHLGVKKMTQLLQNADLRFRDSCKEAEEIVRTCRACQTMQQSSAQKIIGTRIRGDRLGMMWEVDFTEVHGLTPWVHYSHSKKASPEHIPGWMVEQDPEKPLRVHLKKKT